From the genome of Fibrobacter sp. UWB5:
AGATGGACACAGAAAGCCTCAAGGCGCTCGCGGCAGAAATTCGCACGGCACTTTTGAACAAGATTTCCAAATGCGGCGGGCACCTGGCGCCGAACCTCGGATTTGTGGACGCCACCATCGCATTGCATTACGTTTTTGAATCGCCCAAAGACAAGATTGTCTACGATGTTAGCCACCAGAGTTACACCCACAAGATTTTGACGGGCCGCGCCGAAGCATTCCTGAATCCGGACAAGTACTGGAGCGTTACGGGCTACACCGAACCCTGCGAAAGTGAACACGACCAGTTCATGATTGGCCACACTTCGACCTCGGTGAGTTTGGCGCTCGGGCTTGCAACCGCCCGCGATGTGAAGGGTGAAAAGGGAAATGTCATCGCCGTCATCGGCGATGGTTCGCTCAGCGGGGGCGAAGCATTCGAAGGCCTCGACAACGCCGGCGAATACGCGACCAACTTTATCGTAGTCGTGAACGATAACGAGATGTCCATCGCCGAAAACCACGGCGGCCTTTATGGGAGTCTCGCAGAACTCCGCGCCACGCAGGGCAAAAGCGAAAACAATTACTTCAAGAGCCTCGGCTTTGATTACCTGTATGTAGAACAAGGTAACGATATCGAATCGCTCATCGCCGCATTCAAGCAGGTGAAGGATTCCACGAAGCCCGTGGTCGTACACATTCACACGCTCAAGGGCAAAGGCTACAGCTTCGCCGAAAATTCCAAGGAAGGTTTCCACTGGGCCGCACCGTTTGACATTCCGACCGGTGTCGTGAACTGGGACAGCGGTGAATCGTACGGCAACATTCTCGGCGAATACTTGATGAAGAAAATCAAGGCCGACCCGAAGGTGGTCGTAATCCATTCCGCAGTACCCGCAGGTATCGGCTTCTTTGCCGAACAGCGCAAAGCGGCGGGCAAGCAGTTCATTGACGTGGGCAT
Proteins encoded in this window:
- a CDS encoding 1-deoxy-D-xylulose-5-phosphate synthase — encoded protein: MLMEKIASPADVKKMDTESLKALAAEIRTALLNKISKCGGHLAPNLGFVDATIALHYVFESPKDKIVYDVSHQSYTHKILTGRAEAFLNPDKYWSVTGYTEPCESEHDQFMIGHTSTSVSLALGLATARDVKGEKGNVIAVIGDGSLSGGEAFEGLDNAGEYATNFIVVVNDNEMSIAENHGGLYGSLAELRATQGKSENNYFKSLGFDYLYVEQGNDIESLIAAFKQVKDSTKPVVVHIHTLKGKGYSFAENSKEGFHWAAPFDIPTGVVNWDSGESYGNILGEYLMKKIKADPKVVVIHSAVPAGIGFFAEQRKAAGKQFIDVGIAEEHAVALASGLAKGGAKPVYSTHSTFIQRTYDQLSQDLCANNNPATLLITMSGADGMNDTTHLCIFDIAMMSNIPNLVYLCPTCVEEAIAMMDYAIDQTEHPMAIRIPNGVAHRNVAFDTDYSKLNTYKVDKRGSKVALIGLGSYYALAEEAAAELAKSGIDATIINPRFATGVDRAVLEGLLADHQVVVTLENGVVDGGFGEKIARFYGNTDMRVLVKGLKKEFYDKVPYGELMERNRLTPKQIAEDVMAALK